Proteins from a single region of Hydra vulgaris chromosome 12, alternate assembly HydraT2T_AEP:
- the LOC100206268 gene encoding SPARC isoform X2, whose amino-acid sequence MELFIWICVVQSITLQSFVVSSEGDEEHDDLSKILESDYQPVNYINNGFQFLPNINEMEEKFDEIMTLSEIHQIDNLAQLYILKPCLAKRCYNGTMCVVIDNDLKKDALNRTKCVCPTKCENVEKPVCCSKGVTYKNKCEAHKKACKLNEHIEIAYEGNCIAKNTCSFDDLNSFVPRFLEWMRSVREEYLYGDLIVKTNSLDFGSNEGEHVVEWMFKYFDESKDDIIGPIEISDLLNSLMSMEPCIKDFIKVCDSDGNDHIFFSEWKKCLLPGSNSVEDTFFDNI is encoded by the exons ATGGAGCTTTTCATATGGATCTGTGTTGTTCAATCTATAACTTTG CAAAGCTTTGTAGTTAGTTCTGAAGGAGATGAAGAACATGACGATCTTTCAAAAATTCTTGAAAGTGATTATCAACCTGTCAACTATATTAATAATGGTTTTCAATTTCTACCAAACATCAACGAAATGGAAGAAAAGTTTGATGAAATAATGACGCTTAGTGAAATACATCAAATTGATAACCTGGCTCAATTAT acATTTTAAAACCATGCTTGGCAAAAAGATGCTACAACGGTACTATGTGTGTTGTTATTGATAATGATCTTAAAAAGGATGCATTGAACCGAACTAAATGTGTGTGCCCAACAAAAtgtgaaaatgttgaaaagccTGTTTGTTGCAGCAAAGGGGTTACTTACAAAAATAAGTGTGAGGCACACAAGAAAGCATGCAAACTAAATGAACACATTGAAATAGCTTATGAAGGAAACTGTATCG cgaAAAATACATGCAGCTTTGATGACTTGAATTCATTTGTTCCCCGTTTTTTGGAGTGGATGAGATCTGTTCGAGAAGAGTATTTATATGGAGACCTAATCGTTAAAACAAACTCTCTGGATTTCGGAAGCAACGAAGGAGAACATGTTGTTGAA tggatgtttaaatattttgatgaaaGCAAAGATGATATAATAGGTCCAATAGAAATTTCTGATTTGTTAAACAGTCTCATGTCAATGGAACCTTGCatcaaagattttattaaagtatgCGATAGTGATGGAAATGATCATATCTTTTTTTCTGAATGGAAAAAATGCTTGCTACCAGGAT ctaatTCGGTGGAGGATacattttttgacaatatttaa